The DNA segment ATCTTTGTTGTGGTTGCTATAAAACTGGAGTGCTCAAGGAAAAAAGTAGGTCTATAGGTGCCTTCTAAACAAAACGTCTGGCCTCTATAAAGTTCAGTGCACGCTGGTGAATTTGTGTAAAAGCAGACTAAGCAGGATTACTCGACTGCTGTGGTCACATGGTCTCACTATTGCAGGAAAAGTACAGTACAGCGCTTGTTCAGGACTGAGTGCAATACTTTCAGAACTTaactttcagaaaaaaaaagaaacaaaaatgactTTAACTATTTGAAAAAGACAGAAATTCACTTTATTTCTTCTTTTGGTGCTTTCAGACTCATTCTTGTCCAGGCACTATGAAGGCCTGTGCCTAGGTTGATGTCTGATTAAGTAAGAGAGCAAAATTAACTGCCCTCGGAAAGAAGataaaaattaagttgttttatTCTTTCAAGGCACAGTTGTCAAGGCTCCTACCCTTGAATATACTGATAAGAGCATGAAGTTATACATTCATTTAAGATCATCTGCTGGGTTTAGTTTAGTGTGAAGACACAAACATCCTCACTGGAAAAGAGGATGAAATAGACTTTGGATTAACTAGCCAGCAGGCTACATCCACACTATTGTGCTTTCTGTATAAAAGTGGTGTTTTGCTACAAAAATGATTTCTGTCCACACATAAATAGTCCCTGTATGGTCCTGAAACATGTACGACATGACCACATGCTGGATGTGGAAATGGTCAGAAATTGCTTGAATAACAGCTTGCTTATGATGACTGTAGTCAGTAGTAACATAAGACTATAACTGCACACCTGCTACTCAAGCAGCACTGACAGAATGGCCTGGAAATCAGTTTCCATGTTGAATTAACAGCTGGTAAAGGTCATGTGACTGGCGGGAATAAATCAGGGATGGATATGAGGTGTCCAGAGTTTACAAAGTAAAATAGGGTTGCACAATGTTTTTGTAGTGGTGTGGAGACAAGAGTGAAAGTTACACCTTTAAAcacattagtgtggatgtaagccTCAGTGTTGTAGCATGATGTGTGAaaggcacacacaaacacaagccaACAAATGGAAAAGTGTTCATCATTGTCACCTTACaaccaaaaaaaagaattttGTAAGATGGTAATTAAAGGGTGAGCAGAGGTAAAGGAGCGGTGTAGGTCAAAGGTTGCCCTCATCAAGCATCTGGTTGACTCCGTTGCAGATCCTCTGCAGGTGGGCACGGTAAACCTCAGACGGCCCGTAGAGAGCCACCAGGAAGTCGCAATCAGCGAAATGATTGAAGACGTGGTTAACGCGCGAGTGGCTCTTGGCTGTCAGGTGACGCTTGATGGCCTGGTGCAGCAGGTCGCGGCACTCATTCAGAATGGCGCTCATGACGCGTCGGTCGAAAGTGAACTCAATCTGGTGGAAACTGACCGCTGTCATAGCCAGAGTGTGGACTTTCTTCCTgcagcggaggaggaggaggagaagctgtCAGTGTCTAATTCTGACTGCAACAGCAGAAGTAAAGTCAAATCTGCTGGGTAAAAATAGAAAGTGCTGTCTTATGATTTTCTTTAGAAAAGTTTCACAACCCCTTTATATCTGTTACAGTATTGTCCTTCACAGCAATACATCTCCATGCTAATATAATCATCATTCTCCACACTGTGCACTTATGTCAGCTTTATATGCCTCCAGGCTGAGTTTTACTATTTTAGTGGAAAATATACAAACTGTAAAAGTCAATTTCCTTAATTTGCTTTCATCAGCACAAAATATCGTAGTTACACTAAACCTCCTATTAAAGCTCTCATGCATGGCCCTTACTGTTTGGTCAGTATTTGCCACTTTCTTACACAAATGACAGCATGTATTAATTATGTAAAGATGTGGCAGGATATGTACAACAGATAGCATAACAGAATATTTACTTCTTAACTTTGTAACCTCCAGACATCAGACATAAATGTCAGATTATGACTGATCATATGGGGTCAGAGACttaataaaaagatatttaccCCGGACATTTCTCATGGTCATTCTAATGAGCTAAAGTCTTTCATTTGAATTTTTCATCATTGACTTTGCAGAACAGGTTACTTTGTGATATTCGGGGAAAATGCTTCTTGTGTACAGAGAATATGGTCTCCTAAATTGAGTATAATATATGGCACAATAGATTGTATTGTCTTCTCcaaaattcagccgctcgagtgctgacgaagaccagaaggcgggctcacattacaccggttttaaaatcactgcattggctccccgtgtgtttcaggattgattttaaggtccttttaatagtctttaaatgtcttaatggtcttgcgccttcttatcttttagacttgcttttaccctatgaaccctcgcggaccctgaggtcctctggcactggccttttaacagttccaaaagccaatacaaaaacccatggagaggcagcttttcagcattatgctcctcgcctctggaacagcctgccagggaacctcagggccgcagagaatgtagaaatttttaaaacaaggctcaagacccacctttttaatttggcttttaactgatgcttctgttttatctacgcaaaggttttatagttatatttaatatatatatcttaagattcttttaaccagtgcttctgttttatcattttaatgtttaatatttttattattttcatatatgtcttaaatttagcttcttttaatcagttcttttatatctttttaatgtttcttattctccggtgtttcatcagagggagccctccatgccggggggcggctgtggactccgggggctgtggcgccttctctcactggggtccgctcctttctggtgggtgggggtcccagttggccctctcccgctagttgggatgcggggctgtgttgctggtgcctggtcgccggggtcggcggctgcctcctggtgcggatggctccctgagacagcgcctcctaaattgatcttttacctttacttgtacatttttgttctggtctacccgtgctcagtcagtcttcttaagtatgtgtgagcttgtgggtttgcatgtatatgtgtgtgtgtgtgtgtgtgtgtgtgtgtgtgtgtgtgtgtgtgtgtgtgtgtgtgtgtgtgtgcgcgggtgagtgggtgggtgtgggtggggggcggtactgatttttaaactgatatgtaaagcactttgtgctacagtttttaatgtatgaaaagtgctatataaataaagattattattattattattattattataaagagtAACTACTGTGTAGAACGCTACGTGAAATATAATTTACATGAGACAAAGATCCCAATGTGCACAAttacagagagagagatggaactgGAAACAAGcctctgtttgtgttttattgtcttgtCTACGAGGATGTAAGGGATGTATTTTTTGGTAAAATGCCCTCGGTTTATGTCAGTTTCTTTTGGATGgatgattgcaaaaaaaaaaaaacaaaaacaaacaattgtgCTGTGCCTCAGGAAGGGAAGCTTTTCTGTAGATTTAGATTTTATTTGTCAAACTCAGGAGAGAAGAGAATATTTTGTTAAAGGCTGAGCTGTAAAAACTGTAATTTTGTAAGGAAATATTTGACAACTGTATCTAGATTTTTGGTTTGAgggttttagtgtgtgtgtgtgtgtgtgtgtgtgtgtgtgtgtgtgtgtgtgtgtgtgtgtgtgtgtgtgtatgacaaaaaataacagaaaatcaaTCAATGTTTTCATTGAACTgtataaaactacaaaataaagacATACAGTTTATCCCAAAGTGTTGAAATTTTCCCCTGGACTGATGTTGTCGCTGCTTACCTGAAGTTCTCCACTAGGATCAGCTCTTCAGTGTTGAACTGGTTGTTTCTGTAGAGGACCCCCAGCTTCACCACCATCTTGATCAGGTTCTTGATGATCTTTTGGGACTCTTTGCGGTTGCGGGTGTACTCTTTGGTGACTCGATACAGCTCATCCAGGACTTCACTGCTGGTGTCGTCGATGAAGAGGTTGGCCATGCTCTTGGAGGCCATCTTACTCATCAGCTTCTTTTGGGCCTGAAGGGCCAGACTCTTGGTGCTAAATGTGTCCATGGTCCAAGCTGAAGCAAAGTGACAGATCACATAGAAAGAAATGAAAGCAAAAAATTTGAGTTGAACATTTATGTTAAATGACAACGATCCTTTAATTTTTGGAAAtacttaaaaaataatgacttagaaTGTTCGGAACAGTCAGCTGTTTTAATTAGGGTTAAGCTTCATTggttaaactcttttttttttttttcttactcaaCATCATGTCGTGTGAGTTCATAACAGCCCTTAGAACAGCAGGATAAAAAGTTGTGAAACTGGTACATTGATGACAGTTGCATCATCAGTGGGTTGAATTTGGACATGCGTTTATTTGAGTAGAGTGCCTAGTCTGTTTCACAGGATGTGCTCAGTCTGTCTCACTACATGTCAAAAACAACAACCTCGGAGCAGAAACCAGACATTGAAAATGGCAATATATGCATTTTCTATAGCAGGGAAACACTCATTCACAAATACCACAACTTGTCCCCAACCACTTTGCTAAGTCATGGTTGTTGTATCCTAAATCCTTAATGGCACCTGAGAATGAGGTGATCTGTTAAAAAGacaaaccaaccaaacaaccCAAACTGTATTATCACCCTTCTATTACTGAGCCTTGATGCAGTCACAATGAACACAGGTCTGGATATGCGTGGACAACAGATTCCATGGGTCAGACTGAGTTACAAACATCAAGACACAATTGATGGTAATTTTACATAAAACTTGCTATAATTACATAATTGGCTTGTCGAGATTACTTAAGATAACTGCAAGCATTTTGCAACATTgtttcatcaataaaacccatgtagttaaatgacagtgggtggagacacttgtttatatgttcagttattgatatctttgctgaaaaatgtcactttttcctcagttttctctgttaataatataataaccctcaactttattctgagcttttattaacatatgATCCGTAATTTAAAAGTACAAAATACTCACAGAGAATCAGTATGGGTTCAGGTCAAACAGATCAACAGCATTAGCAATAATTGAGGCAACagaataaatcacaaatgccataaataatcaacaaaatgcagttggaatatttattgatttaaaaaaagcgTTTGACACCAACAACCATGAAATGTTAATTATGAAACTGAAAGATATGGCCTAGGGGGGACTGTGCTGGACTGGGTAAAAAGTTATTTAAGCAGGAGACAGCACTTTGTGAAATCAGGTGACTGTGATTCATCATGTTTGGACATTGcttgtggggtcccccaggggtcagtactgggtcctatatttttcttttgtatatCAATGAAATATCTAAAGTTTATAAGGTATTGCACTTTGTGTTGTTTGGGGATAACTTGCAAAAATTACAGGAGGAAGTCAAAATagaaatgaacaaactaaaaatgtggttcaacagaaACAGATTATCATTAAATCTGagcaagacaaaaataatgatatttggtAATTGTAGAAATAATTCACAGGTAACAATAGAAATAGATGGAATTGAAATTGAGAaagttcttgaaataacatttctGGGGGTAACCATAGATGACATAATCAGTTGGAAAGCACATATCAAACATGTACTAACTAAAGTCTCCAGAAgcattgcaataataaataaagcaaagaaggTTTTGGATCAGAAATCACTCCATGCTGTATACTGTTCCCTAGTCTCACCATACTTGGAATACTGTGCTGAGACCTGGGGCAACAACTACAAGACCTCACTATGGCCACTAACCATCATTCAAAAAAGACCAATACGGATCATTCACaatgttggctaccaggaacacacaaactcattattcttacagtgcaaaattactcaaattcacagacattgtggactatccaacagctcaaataatgtacaaagctaaaaataatctgttaccaacaaatatacagaaattattcagtattcatgagggggcagggctcaaaattaactttttgacctaggagcactgtgctcctaaccctaaaaagttaggagcacaggctaaaatctaggcgcaccactattatataaaaaatttggagaacaagcaaaactcttggccataccaagtaatattcctatatgtatttaagcaatgttaacaacctagaataaagtatttgaatagagtatgaaagaaaaagcttacattgacacaggtgcaaaacaattgtcaatgtgtggtatatactttagttggttcttggagaagaaagacgaatcacaccattatttgcaacaaccaacttttttatttcatggcctaaaggcccttaggggccgtttacacggcgtcggcttcagtcgactccgggaagatttcatggcggattagccttctgttaacatggaaacggtgcctagagtgcctgaatccggaaacttttgataccagggtccagggtggaatgttatcgatacgctccgcacttcagctccgtgttaacgcgagtcggagcgttccggggtaaaatatgacgtcatcgcatgcgcgcgcagccaagaaccgccagttaactcactccgggccagttggtggcggtaatgcacctccaagctggtttgccagcctctatgacacaataaagctgcagaaaaagaaggaacaaccacaacaacaatggccggtttcagaacaacatacgtgctgctaactgtgctcagctcgtctgtccagacaaagaagtcctgtgtctttgtacgaccactcgccattgttgtttgtaaatagtgttgtccgcctcctcctcctcttcttcttcttcttctcctcatttaaaggctgtctaaaccggaaattgtttgtgcgcaggcgcctgttttaccaccactgtttcactacagctctacatcgccagctactggtctggcatggccactacagcgtattcagccgtcctcgcggactcatgttaacgcagatcgttatcatagcggcggtgtcttaacgcggaatgattttataacgcaaaggagaaatctttgcggagtgttgccgtgtaaacgtaccctagtcactgtggtctacaccacgcctgaagtcaagtctccttgacctggtgccccttagtcactgtggtctacaccacgcctgaagtcaggagattgtttcaaacgtcggtggagttatttgatccctttgtttatgccgcctgcgcacgcgagggggcggggactagattttccgcttcagtcagcggggcgtggagcttgtttattttcagctgacgagttacttctgcagccattattctaggcgcacgtattaattttcactcatttttttattggcgcaccgtgcgatcgtaatctcaaaaacagtcgcactaccgaaattctcaggcgcatgcgaccgtaattcagtcgcagtcacgagccctgtgagggggttataatttaaggggaaaattaactttaaaattcacttaatacatatgactaggaagggtttttgtgtttcagtgacCGGGGTGAGATtgtggaacagattcaatatagagttaaagcaatatCCAAGTATGAAACtgtttaaaaggaggtacaaagacacaatttttaagaggtacagggatgagggaggtgttgggtatcactggggTTAATAAGGATGGACAAGTAGgagtatgtgtatgtttatgtatgtacagGTGTGTATGAGTATATACAAATGTatgtacactaccggtcaaaagttttagaacaccccaattttgccagaatttccttgaaaatgatgcagtttaatgtctcagtgtactctgaaattaaagcatagaacaaataaacaattgaagttaaaaaataaatcatggaatcaatttagaaaccaaaatgtattctaaacttttcACTCATCAAAGTAGCCACCTTTGGCAGATATAACAATTGAACACATtcgtggcattctttctacaatggaaatcaaatattcttcagaaagttcttcccaactctgttgcagaagttcccataaatgtgtagcacttgtaggttgctttgctttcactcttctgtccagttcatcccaaaccaGCTCAATGGGGTTGAAGTCTGGAGACTGTGCtggccactccatgttttcaagcgtaccatcttgttcttttttcttaagatagttctggcatagcttggacttatgttttgggtcattatcttgctgtaggatgaaccTCTGACCAACTAGGCGCATCCCAGAGGGTACTGCATGGCGCTCCAGAATGTTGTGGTAGccgttttggttcagggtgcctttcactctggacaagtcaccgaccctggatccagcaaaacagccccagaccatcacacttcctcctccatgtttgacaggtgatgtcacacactgaggaaccatcctttcacctacaCGACAGTGTGCATAAATCCTGCGGGATGAACCGaagatttcaaatttggattcatcagtccataacactTTCTTCctgtcttcagtagtccactggtggtgtttcatggccagcctctttttcttattctgaagtctcagcaatcgCTTTCTTGCTGCAACGCGACCCaactgcaactggaagtcttctcttcacagttgaaactgggatttgcttactacaaccactatgagctgtgcttgaagctgatgtcctgtgagtcacctatcacgcaagctgttgactctcagaaacttgtcttctgattctgttgtggctttgggtctgccagacctcttcctgtcaggatttccctcagtttctgagtgccttttgatggtgaaggaaactggacttactgacaccttgactttcttggcaatttctctgtaggaaagacctacatttttaagtgttatgatggtctgtctcccTTCtgtcattaattgccttttcctcgccattttgaTAGTAACACAcgactttctgcagtacaatactgttcaaataatgctcacaatggtatggtaccatGTTCCAACActgcttttatgcagacagagggggttgtaagtaattaagcaatgttgggacacctgtaggaattggtagcaccaactttcaggGGGCTCAACAACTTGATCCCCAGACACAGAGtctggctcttgggacatggaatgtcactttgctcagggggaaggagccagagcttgtgaagGAGGTTGAGAGATACAGTGTAGATATAGTTGgactcacctccacacacagctctggctctggaacccaaccccttgagaggggctggactctccacttctctggagTTGCCcgtggtgagaggcggcgggctggtgtgggcttagtCATAGCCCcacagctcagccgccatgtgttacAGGCCGAGCAGCAGTGCAGAGAACccagccttcttggagtccctgggaggggtgctggacaGTGCtctgactggggactccattgttctcctgagTGACTTCAGTGCTCATGTGGGCAATGGTAGCGAAACCTGGAGAGAGGTAATGGGGAAGAACagcctccccgatctgaacctGAGTgatgttctgttactggacttctgtgctagtcacagtttgtccataacgaacaccatgttcAAGGACAGGGATGTCCATATGTGCATGTGGCActaggacaccctaggccggaggtcgatgattgaCTTCATTGTCATGTCATCAGACCTCCAGCTGCATGtcttggacactcgggtgaaaagaggggcagagctgtcaactgatcaccacccggtggtgagttggatccgctggcggaGGAGGAACCCGGACAGActtggcaggcccaaacgtgttgtgagggtctgttgggaatgtCTGGCGGAGCCCAATGTCAGcacgggggaggctggggacattgagtccaagtggaccacgttctccacctccattgtcgaagcagcTGCTCAAAGCTGTGGTCACAAGGTCTCCAGTGCCTGTCATGGCAGCAACCcctgaacccggtggtggacgccggaagtaagggatgctgtcgagctgaagaaggagtcttaccAAGCCTTGTTGcctcgtgggactcccgaggcagctgttGGGTACTGGCAGGCCAGGCGTGCCGCAGCCtgagcagttgtggaggcaaaaattcgggtctgggtggagttcggTGAGGCTATGGAGGAGCACTATCGgtcagcctcgaggaaattctggcaaaccgtttGGCGCTTCCGGCGGGGAAAGCAGTGTACCACCAGCACTGTTTACAGTGCAAGTAGGAAGCTGCTGACCTCAACTGGGGATGTTGTTGGGCGGTTGAAGGAGtactttgaggatctcctcaatcccactgccacatcttccgtggaggaagcagaggctgaggtctcagaggtggacttgtccatcacccaaactgaagtcaccaaggtggttggcaagctcctcggtggcagggcatcGGGGAGCGAATGAGATTTTCcgtgagtaccttaagtctctggacatgcagggactgtcttggttgaaaAGTCTCTATAACCTCATGTGGCGGTTGGGAACAgtgcctctggattggcagaccggggtggtggcaGGGCTGTACAGTGCAACAATTTCCATCGCATTTGCTACTAAAAATCAGTCTGTGCGAAGAGAAATAGGCATCCACTAGCACAAGTGTGAAGGAGTTGCGCTAGTATCATGTCTAAAATAGTTGGGAAAACTAGGCTATATTACTGTCTCTTCATGGAAGTTGTAGTTCTAAGTGTGTACTGTCCTTCTCAATCCGAATACAAAAGAACTACATTTCTGGGTTAAACGTTCCCATGTGCCGGGAAACCACAACATTTGTATAATTTTTTACATTACAACTAAGAACAAAAAGAAGCCTCAAGCAAAATGAAGAGGTATTTTTCTGTAGTTTCTACCTTGGTATGTCACGACAACAAGGATAAAAGACGCTGTTTGGAGGACAATAGTACTACAGCATTTATGGAGTCTTACGCTGAATGTTCTTCACACACTGCTTCTTCATCAGACCGGGCTGTCTCCTCTGATACAAAATGTATTGATTCAACCCTCAGTGGTTAAAAGATCTCCCCTGGCTTGTATACGATCAGACCAAAAAGGCAATAGTTTGTAAGTATTGTATAGCAGCATCTGTCTGATTGAATTTGCAAGCAATGTGCGTCTCgccctctctcgctctctctctctctcgttctctctctctctcgctatCTCTCAAACCTTCTAACAGTATAAGCTGCAACATTTTCAAGCACAGTGAAGAATATTCTTTAGTCAAACGGAACTTCATACATTTTTGTTGAGTAAAATCTATTTGGAATTTTGGGACTGATTAGAATTGTTTCTTGTCATTAAGTCATATCTAATTCAGACCAGCACAGATTGTTCACTGATGCACATTCAAAATATAGTACTGCTGATTTTTcacatttaaaaatgtttaaattcacCCTGTTGTGTTCAGGTGGTGGAAACTAAAGGTTAAAGAATCAGTTTAACTGCTGTCCAACATTGTTAGAATTTCTGATCAGTGTCAAACTAATTTAGCCAATTAACACGTTATCTAACTGTCCAACTGTGTGTGCTACTAAATTTTTCTTTGTGCTACTAAAATTTTTAACTTGCTTGCACCAGCACTACCATCTAAAAAAGTAAGCGTACAGCCCtgggtggtccccctttttaagaagggggaccagagggttgtgctccaactacagggtgatcacactcctcagccttctcagggaaagtctattccagggtactggagaggagggtACAACTGATAGTCgcacctcggatccaggaggaacaatgcagtttTTGTCCTGGTTGTGGAACACTGGTCTCtacactctccatcgggtgcttgagggttcatgggagttcacccaactggtccatgtgttttgtggatttggagaaggtgtTCCACTGCATCCCTCATGGTATCTTGTGgtgggtgcttcgggagtatggggtatGGGACCCTCTGCTAAGACCAGTCTGGTCCCTGtgtgaccgaagcaggagcctggttcacattgccggcagtaagtcagacctgttccaggtgcatgttggactccgatAGGGCTACCCTTTGTCACTgattctgttcatattttttatggacagaatttctaggtgcagccaggggccagagggggtctggtttggggaccacaggatttcacctctgctttttgcagatgattttGTCCTGTTtgtctcatcgaacctggaccttcagtgtgtACTAGGGCAGTTTACAGCCGAGTATGAAGCAaatgggatgaggatcagcacctccaaatccgagaccatggttctcgaccggaaaaaggtagTCTTACCTCTCTGGGTCACTGACCCAAAGAGGGCAGACCagtccttgccccaagtggaggagtttaagtatcttgggatcTTGTTCATGAGCGAGGGAAAGacggagcgtgagattgacaggtggattggTGCAGCGGCTGCAGTGATGAAGttgctgtatcggtcggttgtggtaaagaaggagctgagccgaaaggtgaagctctcgatttaccggtcaagcTACGTTCCTATCCTCACCTAtgatcatgagctttgggtcttTGGGctttagatggatggatggatggatatttacaaaatttcagtaccacttgtagaaaaaaagatatgaagatatgatcaatataaaatgaaacctaaaaaggacttaaatatgtaaatacactattaactttaataatattttttcttgcttgtgtAAGTGATATTTTAGGTCTATAAGTTTTGCACATTtgcatgaaattaaaaaaaaataaataagatgttcattttgagtaTTTCTACCTAAAAAATTTTCTTTCTGTAACTTGTaacatgtcatgtgaaagtacttattgagacctattcatacatgtattaaacatggagataagttatttagttttcaacacagagcttattgaacatggaatgtgtccctgtgtcactgcttgatctggaccaaattcatcccacagggtggactggaccctttggtacgccagttttggcccatgagccACAAATTTGACGCTCTCAAGTTGGTTAGTGTGCAAGTTCATAGATGTCCCTAAATATCCCATACTGAACCTTTATTTGGCAACTGAGAGCTATTAGTGCTTATAGCCACATGTTGGACATGTTAGGCTTAAACCCCCATTGAACCACCTGGCCCTCTAATCACTGTTTGCAACCATATTTATTAGCTTAAACTTGCACTACAAGGCATAAAT comes from the Sphaeramia orbicularis chromosome 4, fSphaOr1.1, whole genome shotgun sequence genome and includes:
- the tnfaip8l1 gene encoding tumor necrosis factor alpha-induced protein 8-like protein 1, with the translated sequence MDTFSTKSLALQAQKKLMSKMASKSMANLFIDDTSSEVLDELYRVTKEYTRNRKESQKIIKNLIKMVVKLGVLYRNNQFNTEELILVENFRKKVHTLAMTAVSFHQIEFTFDRRVMSAILNECRDLLHQAIKRHLTAKSHSRVNHVFNHFADCDFLVALYGPSEVYRAHLQRICNGVNQMLDEGNL